A single genomic interval of Methylobacterium bullatum harbors:
- the lolD gene encoding Lipoprotein-releasing system ATP-binding protein LolD — protein MTTSADEAGAPPVPALFFAKVERRYTQGTGALDILRGADLAIWPGELVALVAPSGAGKSTLLHLAGLLERPDGGEVYIGGQPTAAMPDAERTRFRREEMGFVYQFHHLLPEFSALENVVMPQLIRGLGAKEAKARATELLSFLGLKERLVHRPAELSGGEQQRVAIARAVANGPRLLLADEPTGNLDPHTAAHVFGILVSLVRASGLAALVATHNMELAARMDRRVTIRDGLIEQLA, from the coding sequence ATGACCACCTCTGCCGACGAGGCCGGTGCGCCGCCGGTCCCGGCCCTGTTCTTCGCCAAAGTCGAACGCCGCTACACGCAAGGGACAGGAGCTCTCGACATCCTGCGGGGGGCCGATCTCGCCATCTGGCCCGGCGAGCTCGTGGCCCTGGTGGCACCCTCCGGTGCCGGCAAATCCACGCTTCTGCATCTCGCCGGCCTATTGGAGCGGCCGGATGGGGGTGAGGTCTATATTGGCGGCCAGCCCACTGCGGCCATGCCCGATGCCGAGCGCACCCGCTTTCGCCGCGAGGAGATGGGCTTCGTCTACCAGTTCCACCACCTCCTGCCGGAATTCTCGGCCCTGGAGAACGTGGTGATGCCCCAGCTCATCCGTGGCCTCGGCGCCAAGGAGGCCAAGGCGCGCGCCACCGAGCTTCTGAGCTTCCTCGGCCTGAAGGAACGCCTGGTCCACCGCCCGGCCGAATTGTCGGGCGGCGAGCAGCAGCGCGTCGCCATAGCCCGCGCGGTCGCCAACGGGCCGCGCCTGCTGCTGGCCGACGAGCCCACCGGCAACCTCGACCCGCATACGGCGGCCCATGTCTTCGGCATCCTCGTCTCGCTGGTCCGCGCCTCGGGCCTCGCCGCGCTTGTGGCCACCCACAACATGGAGCTCGCCGCCCGCAT